TTTCTCCGGAAAGGGTGCATGCAGGATCAAAACCCGAACCAGTAAATGATGGATTTAAAAACAACAAAAATGCAGCAAAGCATTTTTAATGCTCATTCTGAAAAAGAAGATATATCTGGAATATTTACGAACAAAACTACTAAAACAAAAATATAGATATCACCTTCAGCATCGTCCTCAAATGATGCAGCGCATAAGTGATCTGGTTCTCAACCGTCCGCTTCGAAATTCCTAACTTCCCTGCTATCTGGTCATTCGACAAATGTTCCTGCCTGCTTAGTATAAACACCTCCCTGCACCTTTTTGGTAATCCCCTCACAAACTCTTCCACACTATCCTCCAGCTCCTGCCGCGACAACTGCTGATCCCCTTCATTCTGAACCGCATAATGGTCCAACTGCCCGATATCCTCATTAAACGAGAGGGGTTTCACCTTCTCCTTCTTCAGATACCTGTACACATGATACCGACCCGCCGCCTTTAAATACGCCGAGAAAGAAAGTATATCTAATTGTTCTCTCTTTAACCAGATATTCAGGAAAATGTCGTGGGTGATTTCTTTACTGACTTCCCTGTCCTTTAAATGGAAAAATACAGTTGTGTATACTGACTGCCAATGCTTCTTAAAGAATAAAGAAAAAGCAGCCTGATCCCCCTTTAATATGGACTCCCAAAGTTCATGGTCTGATAAATGGCCTAAGCACATGATAAATGGACATAACGTAGTGTGGATTAAAGGTAACAATTTGCCAGAGATTATTCTTTTTTTTTCCGGCCCCGCCCGCAATCAAAAAATATTTTTCAAATTTATGTGTGTGAGGCCCCAAAAGGGTCTCTAGTTTATCAGATACCTATAAATCAAACAAATGAGTCCACGGGAATTCTTTTTGCTATACGAAAAACTGTTATCAGGTACGATCACAGCCGAAGAAAAACTACGACTACAGGAATACACCGACCAAATGGAAGCGGAAGAACACCCCTGGCAACCTGAAATGGGTGACAAAACCGAAATAGAAAACGAATTACACGCCCTGCTGGAACAGGAGATCAAACCTAAAAAACAAAACAGGATCAGGGTACTGACCACTATTCTCACAGCAGCTGCTGCATTAACCGGCCTCTTCATCCTCCTTTCATCCATCTATAAAAACAACCCAACCCTGCCGCCATCAGCGCCCAAAAACCTTGCATCCAACAAGGTTACGCCTGGCTGCAATAAGGCTATCCTGACCCTCGCTGACGGTTCATCCATCACGCTGGACAGCGCAGGGGCAGGTTCCCTGACCACAAAAAACGGCGTAATAATTAAACAGGTTCAAAATGGACTCATAGAATATAACGACAAAACAGGCAGTAGCGCCTCCTCCTGGAGCACGATCTCCACCCCTACAGGTGGACAATACCAGATCGTACTCGAAGACGGTACCAAAGCATGGCTCAACGCTACATCCTCCCTACGATTCCCAACCACCTTCAGGAACAATGAAAGGACAGTGGAAATAAGCGGGGAAGTATATTTTGAAATTGCCACAAACGAATCCAAACCATTTAAGGTAAACTTCAACGGCAACACCATTACAGTACTGGGCACTCACTTCAACGTCATGGCTTATAAAGACGAGGCGAAAAGTAAAGTGACCCTGCTGCAGGGCGCTGTCAAAGTGAACAACCACTCAGGTGAACAATTACTGAAACCGGGTATGCAGGCACAAATGACTGACTCCAACACCCGGATCACCAC
This Chitinophaga sancti DNA region includes the following protein-coding sequences:
- a CDS encoding RNA polymerase sigma factor translates to MCLGHLSDHELWESILKGDQAAFSLFFKKHWQSVYTTVFFHLKDREVSKEITHDIFLNIWLKREQLDILSFSAYLKAAGRYHVYRYLKKEKVKPLSFNEDIGQLDHYAVQNEGDQQLSRQELEDSVEEFVRGLPKRCREVFILSRQEHLSNDQIAGKLGISKRTVENQITYALHHLRTMLKVISIFLF
- a CDS encoding FecR family protein; this encodes MSPREFFLLYEKLLSGTITAEEKLRLQEYTDQMEAEEHPWQPEMGDKTEIENELHALLEQEIKPKKQNRIRVLTTILTAAAALTGLFILLSSIYKNNPTLPPSAPKNLASNKVTPGCNKAILTLADGSSITLDSAGAGSLTTKNGVIIKQVQNGLIEYNDKTGSSASSWSTISTPTGGQYQIVLEDGTKAWLNATSSLRFPTTFRNNERTVEISGEVYFEIATNESKPFKVNFNGNTITVLGTHFNVMAYKDEAKSKVTLLQGAVKVNNHSGEQLLKPGMQAQMTDSNTRITTCKANLEEVIAWKNGYFTFDHENIQSIMRKLARWYDVRVNYQGDMNGKIFSGTVSRFDNISEVLSMIELTGTIHFRIQGRELTVLP